In a single window of the Gossypium hirsutum isolate 1008001.06 chromosome D02, Gossypium_hirsutum_v2.1, whole genome shotgun sequence genome:
- the LOC121214482 gene encoding monothiol glutaredoxin-S2 codes for MEKVTKLASERPVVIFSKSSCCMCHTIKTLFYEFGVNPAVYELDEIPRGRELEQALLRLGCSPSVPVVYIGGEFVGGVNEVMSLHLNRSLIPMLRRAGALWV; via the coding sequence ATGGAGAAGGTAACGAAGTTGGCATCCGAGAGACCGGTGGTGATCTTCAGCAAGAGTTCTTGCTGCATGTGCCATACAATCAAGACCCTTTTCTACGAATTCGGAGTCAACCCTGCAGTCTACGAGCTTGATGAGATCCCTAGAGGACGTGAACTCGAACAAGCTCTTTTAAGACTTGGTTGTAGCCCTTCGGTTCCGGTCGTGTACATCGGTGGTGAATTTGTTGGTGGAGTCAATGAAGTCATGAGTCTTCACCTTAACCGATCCTTAATCCCGATGCTTAGACGAGCCGGAGCCCTTTGGGTTTAA
- the LOC107939652 gene encoding ethylene-responsive transcription factor ERF086, translating to MSTSKTLENHFKYEPVVQTQAGFALLQRNLSPPQPGERRGRRKQAEPGRFLGVRRRPWGRYAAEIRDPTTKERHWLGTFDTAQEAALAYDRAAISIKGAQARTNFVYSDNSCFHVLSPFDQFLTSFQTQQPKQTINHGVNSEPVPHQPDISHSENTIPTPIIKPNNNDPSSSSLSSSSSSYGSSVDDSAFFFSTDTNSGYLASIVPRNCLNPPSSNPTSSHVSHQNQSHSGNNNYVLPTDVTNTEFPYFGEGMDQESLWSSFDQQSWELSDIVNPPLMDEDGCMKAFHPYNDNPMMIPQASSMAPFGDIVDFGYSLF from the coding sequence ATGTCAACATCAAAAACATTGGAAAACCATTTCAAGTACGAACCTGTTGTTCAAACACAAGCAGGTTTCGCTTTGCTTCAAAGGAACCTATCCCCACCGCAACCTGGCGAAAGGCGTGGGAGAAGAAAACAGGCCGAGCCCGGCCGGTTCCTAGGCGTTCGAAGGCGACCTTGGGGTCGATACGCTGCCGAAATCCGAGACCCAACGACCAAAGAAAGGCATTGGCTTGGCACCTTTGACACTGCTCAGGAAGCTGCCCTTGCTTATGATAGGGCTGCGATCTCCATCAAAGGAGCTCAAGCAAGAACCAACTTTGTTTATTCAGACAACTCCTGTTTCCATGTCTTGTCCCCTTTTGATCAGTTCCTTACAAGCTTTCAAACTCAACAACCTAAACAAACAATCAACCATGGTGTTAACAGTGAACCAGTTCCTCATCAGCCTGACATTTCCCACAGTGAAAACACTATCCCCACCCCCATCATCAAACCTAATAACAATgacccatcatcatcatcattatcatcatcttcttcatcatatGGTTCTTCAGTTGATGATAGTGCTTTCTTTTTCTCTACTGATACTAACTCTGGTTACTTAGCCTCCATTGTTCCTCGTAATTGTTTGAATCCCCCTTCTTCAAACCCAACAAGCTCCCATGTTTCCCATCAAAACCAATCACATTCTGGTAATAACAATTATGTTCTTCCTACAGATGTAACAAACACAGAGTTTCCATATTTTGGTGAGGGGATGGATCAAGAGAGTTTATGGTCGAGCTTTGATCAACAATCATGGGAACTGTCGGATATCGTAAATCCACCATTGATGGATGAAGATGGTTGTATGAAAGCTTTTCATCCTTACAATGACAATCCCATGATGATTCCACAAGCTTCTTCAATGGCTCCTTTTGGTGATATAGTCGACTTTGGGTATTCACTCTTCTGA